The proteins below are encoded in one region of Candidatus Sysuiplasma jiujiangense:
- a CDS encoding ABC transporter ATP-binding protein, whose product MEIRGVSSGYGAIQVTWDCTLSVGAGETVVILGSNGSGKTTLLKAVAGMLPLFSGSVMFDGEDVTKLPVYRRARLGLSYVSDSSIYPSMTVRENLLMSSLRSGSRFGEKIERVHGLFPDLLAFDRQRASALSGGQRKMLMVARAIIAEPKLLVMDEPSSGLSPLFTEKIIEVLSTLKKEGLPMLVSEQNIEFAGLADRLLVLDHGRIVFSGTKEEAEENDSVRNAYFAI is encoded by the coding sequence TTGGAAATTAGAGGTGTCTCCTCCGGCTATGGTGCAATACAGGTCACCTGGGACTGCACATTGAGCGTAGGGGCCGGGGAAACAGTTGTCATTCTGGGCTCAAACGGGTCAGGGAAAACAACGCTGCTGAAGGCCGTTGCAGGGATGCTCCCCCTTTTTTCAGGATCGGTTATGTTCGATGGGGAGGATGTGACGAAGCTTCCCGTCTACAGGAGGGCCAGACTCGGCCTGTCGTACGTATCGGACAGCAGCATCTATCCGTCCATGACAGTAAGGGAAAACCTGCTGATGAGTTCGCTGAGAAGCGGCAGCAGATTCGGCGAGAAGATCGAAAGGGTGCACGGACTGTTTCCGGATCTCCTGGCATTCGACAGGCAGAGGGCTTCGGCGTTGAGCGGCGGTCAGAGGAAGATGCTGATGGTTGCAAGGGCAATCATTGCGGAACCGAAACTGCTTGTAATGGACGAGCCGTCAAGCGGTCTCTCTCCGCTGTTCACCGAAAAGATCATTGAAGTGCTTTCCACCCTGAAGAAGGAGGGGTTACCGATGCTTGTTTCGGAACAGAATATCGAATTTGCCGGACTTGCCGACAGGTTGCTCGTCCTCGATCATGGCAGGATAGTATTTTCGGGAACGAAGGAGGAAGCCGAAGAGAACGATTCAGTGAGAAATGCCTATTTTGCGATCTGA